The Vicinamibacterales bacterium genome includes a region encoding these proteins:
- the hemG gene encoding protoporphyrinogen oxidase → MNRLDVAIVGGGIAGLATAYELHRRGIAFQLLEQAERPGGVILTEHRDGFTYDAGPDALLIQKPAAITLCRELGLGDRLFPTSKPRAAFILRQGHLHPLPESSVLGIPRNVTALAATRLFSIVGKARMGAELFIPRRADGTTDESIASFIGRRFGSEAVTYLAEPLLAGIHAGDVNRLSMRALFPRFLDAERKHGSVLRAFRQIRQPKASNGAFMSLPGGLAEIVDALVRVLPPDSISLGAPVRMIERGDDGFRLLMPSGEAVIARAVVVCTPAFVAAALLRRLDAKLASLCDAVPYASSATITLAYRRGDVGHPLLGSGFVIPRVEETVMMAGSWVSSKWRHRAPEGHVLLRAFVGGARDPRAMDRDNADLVEVAAAEMGQLLGIRAQPLFTDIHRWDHANAQHEVGHLDVVAAIERRLADWPGLYVTGSGFRGVGVPDCVADARAVGEQVSQFVGRQPSVVQQADENRRA, encoded by the coding sequence GTGAATCGTCTGGACGTCGCGATCGTCGGGGGAGGGATCGCCGGGTTGGCGACTGCGTACGAACTGCATCGACGCGGTATCGCATTCCAACTGCTGGAGCAGGCGGAGCGGCCGGGGGGGGTCATCCTCACCGAGCATCGCGACGGCTTCACCTACGACGCCGGCCCGGACGCGCTGCTCATCCAGAAACCCGCGGCGATCACGCTCTGTCGTGAACTCGGGCTCGGCGACCGCCTCTTCCCCACCAGCAAACCGCGCGCGGCGTTCATCCTGCGGCAAGGGCACCTGCATCCGCTCCCGGAGAGTTCCGTCCTCGGAATCCCGCGCAACGTCACCGCCCTGGCGGCCACACGGCTGTTCTCGATCGTCGGCAAGGCGAGGATGGGCGCCGAGCTGTTCATCCCCAGGCGCGCCGACGGAACGACCGACGAATCGATCGCGTCGTTCATCGGTCGCCGGTTCGGTTCGGAGGCCGTCACCTACCTCGCCGAACCGCTGCTCGCCGGCATCCATGCGGGCGACGTGAACCGCCTGTCGATGCGGGCCCTCTTCCCGCGTTTCCTCGACGCCGAGCGCAAGCATGGCAGCGTCCTTCGCGCGTTCCGGCAGATCCGCCAGCCGAAGGCGTCGAACGGCGCCTTCATGTCGCTTCCCGGTGGCCTCGCCGAGATCGTGGATGCGCTCGTGCGCGTGCTGCCTCCAGACTCGATCTCCCTTGGCGCTCCCGTCCGGATGATCGAGCGGGGCGACGATGGATTCCGGCTGCTGATGCCGTCTGGCGAGGCAGTGATTGCACGCGCGGTCGTCGTCTGCACACCCGCGTTCGTGGCCGCTGCACTGCTCCGCCGTCTCGACGCGAAGTTGGCGTCGCTCTGCGACGCCGTCCCGTACGCGTCGAGCGCGACGATTACGCTCGCCTACCGGCGCGGCGATGTCGGGCATCCGCTGCTTGGCTCGGGCTTCGTGATTCCGCGAGTGGAGGAGACGGTCATGATGGCCGGGTCGTGGGTCTCGTCGAAGTGGCGGCACCGCGCGCCGGAGGGACACGTGCTGCTGCGCGCGTTCGTGGGCGGGGCACGCGACCCGCGGGCGATGGACCGCGATAACGCCGACCTCGTCGAAGTGGCGGCCGCCGAGATGGGACAGCTTCTGGGCATCCGCGCGCAGCCGCTGTTCACTGACATCCACCGCTGGGACCACGCGAACGCACAGCACGAGGTCGGCCACCTCGACGTCGTGGCCGCGATCGAGCGCCGGCTGGCCGACTGGCCGGGGCTCTATGTGACCGGGTCCGGGTTCCGTGGCGTGGGCGTACCGGACTGCGTCGCCGATGCCCGTGCCGTCGGTGAGCAGGTCAGCCAGTTTGTGGGCCGGCAACCGTCGGTTGTTCAGCAGGCCGACGAGAACCGGCGAGCCTGA
- a CDS encoding sigma-70 family RNA polymerase sigma factor, translated as MDPDCELVEQAREGSQEAFAGLVRRYQAVILNLARALTASDVDADDLAQDVFVKVYKGLEGFRGESTFRTWIYAVALNVIRGHMARRSFLDWFCRKERVEAADALDHLAAPDDFERATERRDAIDRALRRLPPDFRVAVTLRDIQGLEYKEIADVLRVPIGTVMSRIARGRARLRPMLSTLVGGEPGDAEPGPRRKGER; from the coding sequence GTGGATCCTGACTGCGAACTGGTCGAGCAGGCCCGCGAGGGAAGCCAGGAGGCATTTGCCGGCCTCGTTCGCCGTTACCAGGCGGTGATCCTCAACCTCGCCCGGGCACTGACGGCGAGCGACGTGGACGCCGACGACCTGGCCCAGGACGTATTCGTGAAGGTGTACAAGGGGCTCGAGGGTTTTCGCGGCGAGAGCACCTTTCGGACGTGGATCTACGCCGTCGCCCTCAATGTCATCCGGGGTCACATGGCGCGACGGTCGTTCCTGGACTGGTTTTGCCGGAAGGAACGAGTAGAGGCGGCAGACGCGCTCGACCACCTGGCGGCACCGGACGACTTCGAGCGGGCCACCGAGCGGCGGGACGCCATCGATCGTGCGCTGAGGCGCCTGCCCCCCGATTTTCGGGTGGCCGTGACGCTCCGCGACATCCAGGGCCTCGAGTACAAGGAGATCGCGGACGTGCTGCGAGTGCCGATCGGAACGGTGATGTCGAGGATCGCGAGGGGCCGTGCCCGGCTTCGGCCCATGCTGTCGACGCTCGTGGGCGGCGAGCCCGGAGATGCCGAGCCGGGGCCGCGGCGGAAGGGAGAACGCTGA
- a CDS encoding methyltransferase, which yields MVFSPASRGRLTRRDIGRFPGDTLFDRLGRALCEAGCLPRKELYEAWEMARRVRRLFRGGRVVDLGAGHGLLAQAMLLLDDSSPCALVVDKTLPPSCAKVHEALLQVWPRLSGRVSFLATSMDDVELFATDVVVSSHACGRLTDVILDRTVASQARVAVLPCCHNLAAGDAGNFTGWVAGPLAIDITRAWRLQQHGYRIWTETIPAGITPKNRLLLAAPRARTG from the coding sequence ATGGTGTTCTCGCCGGCCTCGCGCGGGCGTCTGACTCGCCGGGATATCGGCCGCTTTCCGGGCGACACGCTATTCGATCGCCTGGGCCGGGCCCTGTGCGAGGCGGGGTGCCTGCCTCGCAAGGAACTGTACGAGGCGTGGGAGATGGCGCGTCGGGTGCGCCGGTTGTTCCGCGGCGGGCGCGTCGTCGATCTGGGGGCCGGTCACGGCCTGCTCGCGCAGGCCATGCTGCTCCTGGACGACTCCTCGCCGTGTGCGCTCGTGGTGGACAAGACGTTGCCGCCCTCGTGCGCAAAGGTGCACGAGGCGCTGCTTCAGGTCTGGCCGCGCCTGTCGGGGCGCGTCTCGTTCCTGGCCACGTCCATGGACGACGTTGAGTTGTTCGCGACCGACGTCGTCGTTTCCAGCCACGCGTGTGGGCGGCTGACCGACGTGATTCTCGATCGCACCGTCGCGTCACAAGCGCGCGTCGCCGTCCTCCCGTGCTGTCACAACCTCGCCGCCGGAGATGCCGGCAATTTCACCGGGTGGGTCGCCGGCCCGCTTGCCATCGACATCACGCGCGCGTGGCGTCTCCAGCAGCACGGCTACCGCATCTGGACCGAGACCATCCCGGCCGGCATCACCCCAAAGAACCGCCTGCTGCTTGCAGCACCACGGGCTAGAACCGGATGA
- the hemH gene encoding ferrochelatase, producing MSTGVLLMAHGTPSSLGEMEPYLTKVRGGRPPSEDLLAEMCHNYGAIGGRSPLTDITLRQRNGLRDLLGPRYKVLVGMRNWHPFIADVLRALNWSSVSRLIGIPLAPQFSTLSVQKYVEAAEGALPAGIALECVRSYHDHPLLVQAFAERIREAGGPAADELVVFTAHALPERIIRGGDPYRDQVVSTACAVASAAGIARYDLAFQSAGRTPEPWIGPDLSVLLRERAATGVRRVLVVPVGFVCDHTEILFDIDVQAQATAAESGIALRRTESLNTSATFLRLLADLVRTAAFDDTPTAT from the coding sequence ATGTCCACAGGCGTCCTGCTGATGGCCCACGGCACGCCTTCGTCGCTCGGCGAGATGGAGCCGTATTTGACGAAGGTCCGCGGTGGGCGCCCGCCCTCCGAGGATCTGCTGGCGGAGATGTGCCACAACTACGGTGCGATCGGGGGCCGCTCACCGCTCACCGACATCACGCTGCGCCAGCGGAACGGACTGCGGGACCTGCTCGGGCCGCGCTACAAGGTGCTCGTCGGGATGCGAAACTGGCACCCGTTCATCGCCGACGTGCTGCGCGCCCTCAACTGGTCGTCGGTGTCGCGCCTGATAGGCATTCCGCTGGCACCGCAGTTCTCCACACTGAGCGTGCAGAAGTACGTGGAGGCGGCCGAGGGGGCGTTGCCAGCAGGCATCGCGCTCGAGTGCGTGCGTTCGTACCATGATCACCCGCTGCTCGTCCAGGCGTTCGCGGAGCGAATCCGCGAAGCGGGCGGGCCGGCGGCGGATGAACTGGTGGTCTTCACCGCCCACGCCCTGCCCGAGCGGATCATCCGCGGCGGCGATCCGTATCGCGACCAGGTGGTCTCGACCGCCTGCGCCGTGGCGTCGGCCGCGGGAATCGCGCGCTACGACCTCGCGTTCCAGAGCGCAGGCCGGACGCCCGAACCGTGGATCGGGCCCGACCTGTCGGTCCTGCTGCGCGAACGCGCCGCCACCGGCGTACGTCGGGTGCTGGTCGTGCCCGTCGGGTTCGTCTGCGATCACACCGAGATCCTGTTCGACATCGACGTGCAGGCCCAGGCTACCGCCGCCGAGTCCGGCATCGCACTCCGGCGGACCGAATCGCTAAACACCTCTGCCACGTTCCTCCGGCTACTGGCGGACCTCGTGAGAACCGCAGCATTCGACGACACACCAACGGCGACCTGA
- a CDS encoding zf-HC2 domain-containing protein gives MLTCHAAESLIVRDADGGLSGEERAALGAHVENCRQCHALREANGTTRSVLAARPAVGVPGDFSARVLARVAADESSGPLSRMDWRRYAEWTLPVAAALTVLALLIGNQAPGESSPSAQATNAIEAWALGGETGTGGTTGAVAALRPDVSDEEVLASLLGEQLTKAAGGERDAR, from the coding sequence ATGCTCACCTGTCACGCGGCGGAATCGCTCATCGTGCGCGACGCCGACGGCGGACTGAGCGGCGAGGAGCGGGCGGCGCTCGGCGCCCACGTCGAGAATTGCAGGCAGTGTCACGCGCTGCGAGAGGCCAACGGCACGACCCGGTCGGTACTGGCCGCACGACCGGCCGTTGGTGTGCCGGGCGACTTCAGCGCCCGCGTTCTCGCCCGCGTAGCCGCGGATGAATCGAGCGGGCCGTTGTCGCGCATGGACTGGCGGCGATATGCCGAATGGACGCTCCCGGTTGCGGCGGCGCTCACGGTGCTGGCGCTGCTGATCGGGAACCAGGCGCCCGGCGAGTCGAGCCCGTCGGCCCAGGCCACCAACGCGATCGAGGCCTGGGCGCTCGGCGGCGAGACTGGGACGGGCGGCACGACAGGGGCGGTGGCCGCTCTGCGTCCGGACGTGAGCGACGAGGAGGTGCTCGCTTCGCTGCTCGGCGAGCAACTGACGAAGGCCGCTGGAGGTGAGCGCGATGCTCGGTAA
- a CDS encoding O-methyltransferase, which yields MIRAISRPSFLLAVILGCAVALSTPATPAGSVSAQSSAQLTPELQKLLSQIKQVDSGQLAISEEDGRFLRVMAATSRSRRALEIGSASGYSAIWIGLGLRESGGRMVTIEYDAQRAKEAAENIRRAGLADIVQVVQADAFKEIPKLPGTFDFVFLDAWKKDYRRFLDLVVPRLDPGGLFLAHNVVNKGKEMPDFLEAIEKSPALLTAIVTPSGEGISMSYKRR from the coding sequence ATGATTCGTGCGATCTCCCGTCCCTCCTTCCTCCTCGCCGTCATTCTCGGCTGCGCGGTGGCGCTGTCGACACCCGCGACGCCGGCCGGCTCTGTGTCAGCCCAGTCTTCCGCACAGTTGACGCCCGAGCTGCAGAAGCTGCTGAGCCAAATCAAGCAGGTGGACTCCGGGCAGTTGGCCATCTCGGAAGAAGACGGCCGATTCCTCAGGGTGATGGCGGCTACGAGCCGCTCGCGGCGGGCGCTCGAGATCGGGTCGGCCAGCGGCTACAGCGCCATCTGGATCGGCCTCGGCCTGCGGGAGAGCGGGGGCCGCATGGTGACGATCGAGTACGACGCGCAGCGAGCCAAGGAGGCGGCGGAGAACATCCGCCGCGCCGGCCTCGCCGACATCGTCCAAGTGGTGCAGGCCGACGCGTTCAAGGAGATCCCGAAGCTGCCGGGCACGTTCGACTTCGTCTTCCTCGATGCCTGGAAGAAGGACTACAGGCGCTTCCTCGATCTGGTCGTGCCGCGGCTCGATCCGGGCGGCCTCTTCCTCGCCCACAACGTGGTGAACAAGGGGAAGGAGATGCCCGATTTCCTCGAAGCGATCGAGAAGAGCCCGGCACTGCTCACGGCCATCGTCACGCCCTCGGGCGAGGGCATCTCGATGTCGTACAAGCGCAGATAG
- the hemE gene encoding uroporphyrinogen decarboxylase, with translation MTVPTDRFLRACRRQTVDATPVWFMRQAGRYMPEYRELRARYSMLQMCQTPELAAEVTLQPIRRLPLDAAIIFSDLLLPLQPLGLPFDFVKGEGPQVERPIRSESDVDRLTGFEPREGLRPVLDAIRLVKHELGGHIPLIGFAGAPFTLASYAIEGGHSNHYAHTKALMYGNPAAWHRLCDLLARTSGEYLVAQVEAGADVVQVFDSWVGVLSPADYREFVLPHARLIFDIVRATGVPTIYFGTGTATLLGLMAEAGSDIVGADWRIPLDEAWDRIGHDRGIQGNLDPALLLGPRDRMLAGAGDVLRRAAGRPGHIFNLGHGILPGTPIDQAIALAEYVHQYLPPTTDRVAVNR, from the coding sequence GTGACCGTCCCGACCGACCGATTCCTCCGAGCCTGCAGACGGCAGACCGTCGATGCCACCCCCGTCTGGTTCATGCGGCAGGCTGGCCGCTACATGCCGGAATACCGCGAGCTGCGTGCACGGTACTCGATGCTGCAGATGTGCCAGACGCCCGAGCTCGCGGCCGAGGTGACGCTCCAGCCCATCCGGCGCCTGCCGCTCGACGCGGCCATCATTTTCTCGGATCTGCTGCTTCCGCTGCAGCCGCTCGGCCTCCCGTTCGATTTTGTCAAGGGTGAGGGCCCGCAGGTCGAGCGCCCGATCCGCAGCGAATCGGACGTCGACCGGCTGACCGGCTTCGAGCCGCGCGAAGGCCTGCGGCCGGTGCTCGACGCGATCCGCCTCGTCAAACACGAGCTCGGCGGGCACATCCCGCTCATCGGCTTTGCGGGCGCCCCGTTCACGCTGGCGTCCTACGCCATTGAGGGCGGCCACTCGAACCACTATGCGCACACCAAGGCGCTGATGTACGGCAACCCCGCCGCGTGGCACCGGCTGTGTGACCTGCTCGCCCGAACGTCCGGCGAATACCTCGTGGCCCAGGTCGAAGCCGGGGCAGACGTCGTTCAGGTGTTCGACTCCTGGGTGGGTGTGCTGAGCCCCGCGGACTACCGCGAGTTCGTCCTGCCGCACGCCAGGCTGATCTTCGACATCGTGCGGGCGACTGGTGTGCCCACGATCTACTTCGGGACGGGGACGGCCACGCTGCTCGGCCTCATGGCGGAGGCCGGCAGCGATATCGTCGGCGCCGACTGGCGGATCCCGCTGGACGAGGCATGGGACCGCATCGGCCACGACCGCGGCATCCAGGGCAACCTGGACCCGGCCCTCCTGCTCGGGCCGCGTGACCGGATGCTGGCAGGCGCCGGAGACGTACTGCGGCGGGCGGCTGGCCGTCCCGGTCACATCTTCAACCTGGGCCACGGGATCCTCCCTGGCACCCCGATCGATCAGGCCATCGCGCTCGCGGAGTACGTCCACCAGTACCTGCCGCCGACCACCGACCGGGTCGCCGTGAACCGATGA
- a CDS encoding M28 family peptidase, with amino-acid sequence MIRRPFGAPAAGLVLAVLLTALFPTIRAQAPLADRCVVPASIRDAVVDEFSGERAMVHVQMLAANRGRLPEEFSGAFVETTYIEKEATRAGLSDVKVDYFPASDAWQADEAELWMVQPVARKLASLTQVPAALAAGSASADVEAEMVYVGAGRDEDFARRPVTGTIVLGSGSVGSLFPQAVTAGGALGVLGTGSAGVSANSAGYTLDQIGWQSVSPKDKGGFGFVLSLRQFAELQALAEKGTKVVLRARVRTRRLPYRMNVVSARIPGSDPAAGELLLVAHAFENLGTPGANDNCTGVATVLEAGRTLSRLIATGRLAPPRRSIRFLWVPEIAGSRAFLEQNPTLSRTLLAVLNFDMTGADLKKTDTYLRLKMTPDSRPSYLNSLIGNLLQFVDQTEIRTQTGNNGIFNYRMVPYIPASDHAVFLDAGIAAIQFNHWPDNFYHSSGDTVANVDPTEMKRVGVTAGSAFYYLANAGPLEAQQLAWEAEAAAEKWVAEVARQSVRLLGDDASRLAERDSAMRNKVHGAFARGRGDIESVLSLARTPEVAATVTSLVSTLEVARDAQLRKLNVVYRETAARLGVKPVPSTLTDEERQWALVVPRRVPKPAAADSERSPDPMGPRRGGERTRPRGLPGLSASEVASFVDGTRSVLDIYNLVRAEYGNVTTSNPDFKFAWVITPESPDVELGAVAGVLQGLEKTGTIEMVKRASK; translated from the coding sequence ATGATTCGACGTCCCTTCGGAGCCCCGGCTGCCGGTCTCGTGCTGGCTGTCCTGTTGACCGCTCTCTTCCCCACGATTCGTGCGCAGGCACCGCTGGCCGACCGGTGCGTGGTGCCCGCGTCGATTCGCGATGCCGTCGTCGACGAGTTCTCCGGCGAACGGGCGATGGTTCACGTGCAGATGCTGGCGGCCAATCGCGGCCGTCTTCCCGAGGAGTTCAGCGGCGCGTTCGTCGAGACGACCTATATCGAGAAGGAGGCAACGCGGGCCGGTCTCTCGGATGTGAAGGTGGACTACTTCCCCGCCAGCGACGCCTGGCAGGCCGATGAGGCCGAGTTGTGGATGGTGCAGCCCGTCGCCAGGAAGCTGGCCAGTCTCACGCAGGTGCCGGCGGCGCTCGCGGCCGGCAGCGCCAGCGCCGACGTCGAGGCCGAGATGGTCTATGTCGGTGCGGGGCGGGACGAGGATTTCGCGCGCAGGCCGGTGACCGGCACGATCGTCCTCGGTAGCGGCTCTGTGGGCAGCCTGTTCCCGCAAGCGGTCACCGCGGGCGGCGCGCTCGGCGTGCTCGGCACCGGCAGCGCGGGCGTGAGCGCCAACTCCGCCGGATACACGCTCGATCAAATCGGATGGCAATCGGTCTCGCCGAAAGACAAGGGCGGGTTCGGCTTCGTGCTCTCGCTCCGGCAGTTTGCCGAGCTTCAAGCACTCGCGGAGAAGGGGACCAAGGTGGTGCTGCGGGCCCGCGTCCGCACGCGGCGCCTGCCCTATCGGATGAACGTCGTCTCCGCGAGGATCCCCGGTTCGGATCCGGCGGCAGGGGAACTGCTCCTCGTCGCGCACGCGTTCGAGAACCTCGGCACACCTGGCGCCAACGACAACTGCACCGGCGTCGCCACCGTGCTCGAGGCGGGCCGTACGCTGTCGCGCCTCATCGCCACCGGCCGCCTCGCTCCACCCCGTCGGAGCATTCGCTTTCTCTGGGTTCCCGAGATCGCCGGCTCGAGGGCGTTTCTCGAGCAGAATCCCACGCTCTCTCGGACGCTCCTCGCCGTGTTGAACTTCGACATGACGGGCGCGGATCTGAAGAAGACGGACACCTACCTGCGGCTGAAGATGACGCCGGATTCCAGGCCGAGCTACCTGAACAGCTTGATCGGCAACCTGCTGCAGTTCGTCGACCAGACGGAGATCCGCACGCAGACCGGCAACAACGGGATCTTCAACTACCGGATGGTCCCGTACATCCCCGCGAGCGATCACGCGGTGTTCCTCGACGCCGGCATTGCCGCCATTCAGTTCAATCACTGGCCCGACAATTTCTACCACAGCAGCGGCGACACGGTCGCCAACGTCGATCCGACCGAGATGAAACGGGTCGGCGTGACCGCGGGATCGGCCTTCTACTATCTGGCCAACGCCGGACCGCTCGAAGCGCAGCAACTGGCGTGGGAGGCCGAAGCGGCGGCTGAGAAGTGGGTCGCGGAAGTCGCACGCCAGAGCGTCCGGCTGTTGGGCGATGACGCCTCTCGTCTGGCCGAGCGCGACAGCGCCATGCGGAACAAGGTTCACGGTGCCTTCGCGCGCGGACGCGGCGATATCGAGTCCGTGCTCTCGCTCGCCAGGACGCCGGAGGTTGCCGCGACCGTCACCTCACTCGTCTCGACGCTCGAAGTGGCTCGCGACGCCCAACTCCGGAAACTCAACGTTGTCTACCGTGAGACCGCCGCACGCCTTGGCGTGAAGCCCGTCCCGTCAACCCTGACCGACGAAGAACGCCAGTGGGCGCTCGTCGTTCCGCGTCGTGTGCCCAAGCCCGCCGCGGCGGACAGCGAACGTTCGCCGGACCCGATGGGCCCCCGCCGGGGCGGAGAGCGCACGCGCCCGCGGGGCCTGCCGGGGCTCTCGGCCTCCGAGGTGGCCAGCTTCGTCGACGGGACCCGCAGCGTGCTCGACATCTACAACCTCGTGCGGGCCGAGTACGGTAACGTGACGACGAGCAATCCGGACTTCAAGTTCGCGTGGGTGATTACACCCGAGTCGCCCGACGTCGAACTCGGAGCGGTGGCAGGCGTGCTGCAGGGTCTCGAGAAGACGGGCACGATCGAGATGGTCAAGCGAGCGTCGAAGTAG
- a CDS encoding Spy/CpxP family protein refolding chaperone translates to MRGLIGTVMAVAMVVSIAAMVTAQQQGAQGTLMHRQGAGMRHGGPGPMGSGPFAALNLTEEQKTQIHQIMADQQAQHQRQPDAMGDLHKKLQAAIFGDSPDVTAAKAIAAQIQQLQAQMMDSHIDTMAKVAGVLTSDQKKIAREQGIGFGPMGMGPGGPGRRGMMQHQAPKK, encoded by the coding sequence ATGCGAGGACTGATTGGAACGGTGATGGCGGTGGCGATGGTGGTGTCGATCGCGGCAATGGTGACCGCGCAGCAGCAGGGTGCCCAGGGCACGCTGATGCACCGGCAGGGCGCCGGCATGCGGCACGGCGGGCCTGGACCGATGGGGAGCGGGCCGTTCGCGGCGCTGAACCTCACCGAGGAACAGAAGACCCAGATTCACCAGATCATGGCGGATCAGCAGGCTCAGCACCAGCGCCAGCCCGACGCGATGGGCGACCTGCACAAGAAGCTGCAGGCTGCGATCTTCGGCGACTCACCCGACGTGACGGCCGCCAAGGCCATCGCCGCGCAGATTCAGCAGCTCCAGGCTCAGATGATGGACTCCCACATCGACACGATGGCGAAGGTCGCGGGGGTGCTGACCTCGGATCAGAAGAAGATCGCGCGAGAGCAGGGCATCGGCTTCGGGCCGATGGGAATGGGGCCGGGCGGGCCCGGTCGTCGCGGTATGATGCAACACCAGGCGCCCAAGAAGTAG
- a CDS encoding trypsin-like peptidase domain-containing protein: protein MRNESRLAAGVLAGVLWISGASGALAAQADGGSAQALGAAPCQETLAQLYRRVSPSVVLINASSINPYDIDHRIQRVSGSGVIFDKSGLIVTNSHVVFGRQIITVALDNGAFLTAQLVGADPVFDIAVIRIQAPASGDLPVARFGDSDRLDVGHEVYAIGNPLGLNQTLTRGIVSAVNRMLPGPSFSLTEPLIQTDAAINPGNSGGPLVDRCGDVAGITTAVVPDAQNIGFAVPVNLVKGILPALMRDGRVIRSWVGVQGQFVVPALKELLRIPLADGFLVEAVEPGSPAEKADIQDGEFELTIGGQPILLGGDIITELNGSSVDGPGKLESALKSVKIGDTLRMAVFRDSKTLRIDVVVTERPILPSDLPGRRVGNPLGAVPLTGGPIAARKAVIRF from the coding sequence ATGCGCAACGAATCTCGGTTGGCGGCCGGCGTCCTCGCCGGCGTGCTCTGGATCTCCGGGGCCAGTGGGGCGCTCGCGGCGCAGGCTGACGGCGGATCGGCTCAGGCCTTGGGCGCCGCTCCCTGCCAGGAGACGCTCGCGCAGTTGTATCGGCGCGTGTCGCCGTCGGTGGTGTTGATCAACGCGAGTTCGATCAACCCATACGACATCGATCATCGTATCCAGCGTGTGTCCGGATCTGGAGTGATCTTCGACAAGTCCGGCCTCATCGTGACGAACTCGCACGTCGTCTTCGGTCGGCAGATCATCACCGTGGCGCTCGACAACGGTGCTTTCCTGACGGCGCAACTCGTGGGCGCCGACCCCGTGTTCGACATCGCCGTCATCCGCATCCAGGCGCCGGCGTCTGGCGACCTGCCGGTGGCGCGCTTCGGCGACTCCGATCGGCTCGACGTCGGACACGAGGTGTACGCGATCGGGAATCCGCTCGGCCTGAACCAGACGTTGACGCGCGGCATCGTCTCGGCCGTGAATCGCATGCTGCCGGGGCCGTCGTTCTCCCTCACCGAGCCGCTCATTCAGACCGACGCCGCCATCAACCCCGGCAACTCGGGCGGGCCGCTGGTCGATCGCTGTGGTGACGTGGCGGGCATCACGACGGCCGTCGTTCCCGACGCCCAGAACATCGGATTCGCCGTGCCGGTGAACCTGGTCAAGGGCATCCTGCCCGCACTGATGAGGGATGGGCGGGTCATTCGGTCGTGGGTCGGCGTGCAGGGACAGTTCGTCGTGCCCGCGCTGAAGGAGTTGCTGCGCATTCCGCTGGCCGACGGCTTCCTCGTGGAAGCGGTCGAGCCGGGGAGCCCGGCGGAGAAGGCCGACATCCAGGATGGCGAGTTCGAACTGACGATTGGAGGCCAGCCGATCCTTCTGGGCGGCGACATCATCACGGAACTGAACGGCAGCAGCGTTGACGGACCCGGCAAGCTGGAGTCCGCGCTGAAGAGCGTCAAGATCGGCGACACGCTCCGCATGGCTGTGTTTCGTGACTCCAAGACGCTGCGGATCGACGTCGTGGTCACTGAGCGTCCGATCCTGCCGTCGGATCTGCCGGGACGACGCGTGGGAAACCCGCTCGGGGCAGTCCCGCTGACGGGTGGCCCGATCGCCGCGCGAAAGGCGGTCATCCGGTTCTAG